A part of Halobacillus shinanisalinarum genomic DNA contains:
- the lepA gene encoding translation elongation factor 4, which produces MTSQSRQERVRNFSIIAHIDHGKSTLADRILEKTQALTQREMKEQFLDAMDLERERGITIKLNAVQLNYKADDDQDYTFHLIDTPGHVDFTYEVSRSLAACEGAILVVDAAQGIEAQTLANVYLALENDLEIIPVINKIDLPGADTERVKQEIEDVIGIDASDAILASAKEGVGIDEILERIVSDIPAPEGIANDPLKALIFDSLYDTYRGVVAYTCVREGSVKVGDKIKMMATGKEFEVNEVGVFKPTPTPLKELHVGDVGYLTASIKNIGDSRVGDTITLANRPAGTPLPGYKKMNPMVFCGLYPVDANNYNDLRDALERLELNDSSLQFEPETSQALGFGFRCGFLGMLHMEIIQERIEREYKIDLITTAPSVIYKVTLTDGEEIEVDNPSMMPDNQNLEDVQEPYVKATIMVPNDYVGPVMEICQRKRGSFIDMQYLDDNRVNIVYDIPLSEIVYDFFDSLKSQTKGYASFDYELIGYRASNLVKMDILLNGDTIDALSFIVHRDFAYERGKVIADKLKKLIPRQQFEVPVQAAIGNKIVARTTIKAMRKNVLSKCYGGDISRKRKLLEKQKEGKKRMKMVGSVEVPQEAFMSVLEIDDD; this is translated from the coding sequence TTGACAAGTCAATCTAGACAGGAAAGAGTGCGTAATTTTTCAATTATTGCCCATATTGATCATGGGAAATCAACATTGGCTGATCGTATTCTTGAAAAAACACAAGCATTAACGCAAAGAGAAATGAAAGAACAGTTTTTAGATGCAATGGACCTTGAACGTGAACGAGGGATAACCATTAAGCTTAACGCTGTTCAGTTAAATTATAAAGCGGACGACGACCAAGACTATACGTTTCACTTAATTGATACACCGGGACATGTCGATTTTACATATGAAGTGTCCCGCAGCCTTGCAGCCTGTGAAGGGGCAATTCTCGTCGTTGATGCTGCTCAAGGAATCGAGGCACAAACCTTAGCGAACGTCTATTTAGCCTTAGAAAATGACTTGGAAATCATTCCTGTTATAAATAAAATTGATTTACCGGGAGCGGACACAGAAAGGGTTAAACAAGAAATTGAAGACGTTATTGGAATTGATGCTTCAGATGCTATCTTAGCCTCTGCGAAGGAAGGGGTAGGGATCGATGAGATTTTAGAACGGATCGTTTCAGATATTCCCGCACCTGAAGGCATTGCAAATGACCCGCTTAAGGCACTGATTTTTGATTCATTATATGATACGTACCGTGGGGTAGTTGCTTACACGTGTGTTCGTGAAGGCTCAGTAAAAGTCGGAGATAAAATTAAGATGATGGCAACTGGAAAAGAATTCGAAGTCAATGAAGTAGGGGTATTTAAGCCAACACCAACTCCATTGAAAGAGCTTCACGTTGGAGATGTAGGATATTTAACTGCATCGATTAAGAACATTGGCGATTCCCGGGTTGGGGATACGATTACATTAGCAAATCGACCGGCTGGAACCCCTCTCCCTGGTTATAAAAAAATGAATCCAATGGTGTTCTGCGGTTTATATCCTGTTGACGCCAATAACTATAATGACCTGAGAGATGCACTTGAACGTTTAGAATTAAATGATTCCTCACTACAATTCGAACCAGAAACCTCCCAAGCTCTAGGCTTTGGCTTTCGTTGCGGATTTTTGGGGATGCTTCATATGGAGATTATCCAAGAACGTATTGAACGGGAGTACAAAATTGACCTGATTACAACGGCTCCAAGTGTTATTTATAAGGTTACGTTAACGGATGGTGAGGAAATCGAAGTCGATAACCCTTCTATGATGCCTGACAACCAGAACCTTGAAGACGTTCAAGAGCCATATGTTAAAGCAACAATTATGGTTCCAAATGATTACGTCGGCCCGGTGATGGAGATTTGCCAGCGGAAACGTGGCAGTTTTATAGACATGCAATACCTAGATGACAATCGTGTGAATATCGTGTATGACATTCCATTATCCGAAATTGTCTATGATTTCTTTGATTCATTGAAGTCACAAACTAAAGGGTATGCCTCATTCGATTATGAATTGATCGGCTATCGCGCTTCTAACCTTGTTAAAATGGACATCTTATTAAACGGGGATACGATTGATGCGTTATCGTTTATCGTTCACCGCGATTTCGCCTACGAACGAGGTAAAGTCATCGCCGATAAACTGAAGAAACTTATTCCGCGCCAGCAATTTGAAGTGCCAGTCCAAGCAGCCATTGGCAATAAAATTGTTGCCCGTACGACGATTAAGGCGATGAGGAAAAATGTATTATCAAAATGTTACGGTGGTGACATTTCCCGGAAGCGTAAACTTCTTGAGAAGCAAAAAGAAGGTAAAAAACGCATGAAGATGGTTGGCTCAGTAGAAGTGCCGCAGGAAGCATTTATGTCCGTATTAGAAATAGATGACGATTAA